Proteins found in one Emys orbicularis isolate rEmyOrb1 chromosome 23, rEmyOrb1.hap1, whole genome shotgun sequence genomic segment:
- the NHSL3 gene encoding NHS-like protein 3 — MSGRRSQEAPAAAEGTWLPAGGQEKGDVPSAQGPPRKKKPKSGSSGLRWAFSWLRGKRKKKKSSGSNAHPGAPPAEGEAPSTGKKQEERAKKGKGSAKAEKNKRLNVQYKAGEERPDNVFFPSSRPPHLEELHNQAQAGLKSLQHQEKQKQTRSGWDHGDSNSIQSSHTSAEDDEISFRSRTQSCTTENASEDALSIRSEMIQRKGSTFRPHDSFPKSSEKAGKRRKERRTTVLGIPQHVQKELGLRNSHEPRKRPGSVSPRDGPRQAGSPHSPASLPLVNGGEADGGMIHIPTINGNLQPPPTPKGGARVSLQALEEAESDAAIQRHINHVYYDDSLLGRRTAAKLSPFLRPKSLAVPGMTTNPSPPPELRGPVMSISPQATYMSKIIPNAILPPMVDVIALSRSSVRTLSRCSLVSSSPASVRSLARFSEPSARSREHSSSSDNWSHSQSTETIVSDSSTISSQGGSDSRKGEAGPPSEADTAGRSDTDQLSVYSAASCTNSCSKARPVYTAHGLLAVGPGGSSGRASPAYSTSSMADGSDTVSVRSDRSSTRSVSLRKMKKPPAPPRRTHSLHQKAQQRQQVVGEGGQKVLGLPPKPDPRHQREPWTPRLESQSPLAEDEVFSPCSLSETSSIRSDSLAYSADASSPDVSRCSPVPGEKLRREVEGVAVILREQQATPRQSSPEGFKRTMSPSSGYSSQSGTPTLPTKGLGPHTSSPGKRRPQPKKPERVCSLQSPALSISSSLTSLSSSTSDPAPAETVAPPAGPALSWQSRMDRFIIPPHPKVPAPISPPPTKPRQAAPSASPTVSSPAPSTASQKPSSRSPPPSPPPPYHPPPPPVKKAETSPEAPHSETTREAPQDPSWPPPPPPALDEQDLSMADFPPPDEAGFSTLPEPLPVTGTAVSSSVAAQPEPAGSEQPASPKAAPTGDGPGAASLAFSAKVSSRTQQQQGPLAGSTLPAPAAELPMPPAMPPSAGATPGLQPSQASPAVPAAPPPAPAAPAPPTALQPQASLKKTANGSRLDPKKEPVSRSKSNPTPKEDANLPIVTPSLLQMVRLRSVNVDGHAPAGPGKQPPGQNGQGADGVGKQPQQVPQKPIRKSLSLRQSPSSKDTVPLNQLQNAVRLKTSPLSSRDAPTSRLADWTNGNKLTLPGHAASSSEPTAGDAKDGQVSPIHKSPASTASFIFAKSSKKLVIETPSSPEAQADLKRNLVAELMNFAGQRSTVPTMSQQGQVPPGKPQAQRKSSKVPPPIARKPSLGMGQPQSPMSPKPQGEEVLNCSLPDSKAKAPSAEENRTKSELSVNAAPQADSSRAGHLAGPETPPA, encoded by the exons GCTCTGCCAAGGCTGAGAAGAACAAGAGGCTGAATGTCCAGTACAAGGCgggagaggagcggcccgacAATGTCTTCTTCCCCAGCAGCCGCCCGCCGCACCTGGAAGAGCTGCACAACCAGGCTCAGGCAGGACTCAAATCTCTGCAGCACCAAG aaaaacaaaaacaaaccagaagCGGCTGGGACCACGGAGACAGCAACAGCATCCAG TCTTCCCACACCTCTGCGGAGGACGATGAGATTTCCTTCCGAAGCAGGACCCAGTCGTGCACGACAGAGAATGCCTCCGAGGACGCCCTCTCCATCCGCTCGGAGATGATCCAGAGGAAAG GTTCCACCTTCCGGCCTcacgactccttccccaaatcctcggagaaggcagggaaaaggaggaaggagaggaggacgACGGTGCTGGGCATCCCCCAGCATGTCCAGAAGGAGCTGG GTCTGAGAAACAGTCACGAGCCGAGGAAACGTCCTGGCAGCGTTTCTCCCAGAGATGGCCCCAGGCAGGCTGGGAGCCCCCACAGCCCGGCATCCCTGCCCTTGGTGAATGGCGGTGAGGCAGACGGTGGCATGATTCACATCCCCACCATCAATGGAAACCTGCAGCCCCCGCCGACCCCCAAGGGTGGCGCCCGTGTATCCCTGCAAGCCCTGGAGGAGGCAGAGTCAGACGCAGCCATCCAGAGGCACATCAACCATGTCTACTACGATGACTcactgctggggaggaggacGGCAGCCAAGCTGTCTCCCTTCCTGAGGCCGAAGTCACTGGCTGTGCCGGGCATGACCACCAACCCCAGCCCTCCCCCGGAGCTGCGGGGCCCTGTTATGTCCATTTCCCCCCAGGCCACCTACATGTCCAAGATCATTCCCAACGCCATCCTGCCCCCCATGGTGGACGTCATTGCGCTGAGCAGGAGCAGCGTGCGGACGCTGAGCCGCTGCAGCCTGGTTTCCTCCAGCCCGGCCTCAGTCCGCTCCCTCGCCCGCTTCTCGGAGCCCAGTGCCCGCAGCCGGGAGCACTCCTCCTCCAGCGACAACTGGAGCCACTCCCAGTCCACGGAGACCATCGTGTCCGACAGCTCCACCATCTCCTCGCAGGGCGGCTCAGACAGCAGGAAGGGGGAGGCCGGGCCACCCAGCGAGGCGGATACGGCAGGCCGGTCCGACACAGACCAGCTCAGTGTCTACAGTGCCGCGAGCTGCACCAACTCCTGTTCCAAGGCCAGGCCTGTCTACACGGCCCACGGCCTGCTGGCGGTGGGGCCGGGGGGCAGCAGCGGCAGGGCCTCACCTGCGTACAGCACTAGCAGCATGGCGGATGGCTCGGACACCGTGAGCGTGAGGAGCGACCGCTCTTCCACACGCAGCGTATCCCTCAGGAAGATGAAGAAGCCGCCGGCACCCCCCAGGAGGACCCACTCCCTGCACCAAAAGGctcagcagaggcagcaggtggTGGGTGAGGGGGGACAGAAGGTGCTGGGCCTGCCCCCTAAGCCAGATCCCAGACACCAGCGTGAGCCGTGGACACCGCGCCTGGAGAGCCAGAGCCCCCTGGCCGAGGACGAGGTTTTCTCGCCCTGCTCGCTGAGCGAGACGAGCAGCATCCGCTCTGACAGCCTGGCCTACTCGGCCGACGCCAGCTCCCCCGACGTGTCCCGGTGCAGCCCAGTGCCAGGGGAGAAGCTCcggagggaggtggagggggtggcCGTCATCCTCAGGGAGCAGCAGGCCACCCCCAGGCAGAGCTCCCCCGAGGGATTCAAGCGCACCATGTCGCCCTCCAGTGGCTACTCGAGTCAGAGcggcacccccaccctccccaccaaaGGGCTTGGCCCTCACACCTCATCTCCAGGAAAGAGGAGGCCCCAGCCAAAGAAACCGGAGAGGGTCTGCTCGCTGCAGTCTCCTGCGCTGTCCATCTCCTCCTCACTGACATCCTTATCTTCCTCCACCTCCGACCCAGCCCCTGCCGAGACCGTGGCACCCCCAGCTGGCCCGGCCCTTTCCTGGCAGAGTAGAATGGACAGGTTTATTATTCCTCCTCACCCCAAGGTGCCGGCCCctatctcccccccgcccaccaagCCCCGGCAGGCAGCGCCTTCTGCCAGTCCCActgtctcctcccctgccccaagcacggccagccagaagcccagcagcaggtcaccccctccatctcctccacctccctACCATCCTCCTCCACCACCAGTGAAAAAGGCTGAGACAAGTCCAGAAGCCCCCCACTCAGAGACGACCCGGGAGGCGCCTCAGGACCCTTCgtggcccccacctcctcccccagcgctgGACGAACAGGATCTGTCCATGGCGGACTTCCCTCCCCCAGACGAGGCCGGCTTCTCCACCCTGCCGGAGCCGCTCCCAGTCACCGGAACCGCAGTGTCTTCTTCCGTTGCAGCGCAGCCCGAGCCCGCGGGCTCAGAGCAGCCGGCCAGCCCCAAAGCAGCACCCACAGGGGATGGTCCGGGGGCCGCCTCGCTCGCATTCTCCGCCAAAGTCTCCTCAAGGACTCAGCAGCAACAGGGCCCCTTGGCTGGGTCAACACTGCCAGCTCCCGCCGCGGAGTTGCCCATGCCCCCCGCCATGCCCCCATCAGCCGGAGCAACGCCTGGCTTGCAGCCTAGCCAGGCCAGTCCTGCGGTGCCTGCAGCCCCGCCTCCCGCACCTGCGgctccagccccgcccacagCTCTCCAGCCTCAAGCAAGCCTTAAGAAGACAGCGAATGGCTCCCGGCTGGATCCTAAGAAGGAGCCTGTCTCTCGCAGTAAGAGCAACCCCACGCCAAAGGAGGACGCAAACCTCCCCATCGTCActccctccctgctgcagatGGTGCGCCTGCGCTCGGTCAACGTGGATGGGCATGCGCCGGCCGGCCCAGGCAAGCAGCCGCCTGGCCAGAACGGACAGGGCGCCGATGGCGTAgggaagcagcctcagcaggTCCCCCAGAAACCCATCCGCAAGTCCCTGTCCCTGCGGCAGTCCCCTTCTTCCAAAGACACCGTGCCTTTGAACCAGCTGCAAAATGCCGTACGGCTGAAGACTTCCCCCTTGTCCTCCAGAGACGCCCCGACCTCCAGACTGGCGGACTGGACCAACGGCAACAAGCTGACTCTCCCAGGCCACGCAGCCTCTAGCTCGGAGCCCACCGCTGGGGATGCCAAGGACGGCCAGGTGTCCCCCATCCACAAATCACCTGCCTCCACCGCCAGCTTCATCTTCGCCAAGAGCTCCAAGAAGCTGGTCATAGAGACCCCATCTTCCCCAGAGGCCCAGGCCGACCTGAAGAGGAACTTGGTAGCTGAGCTGATGAATTTTGCCGGACAGCGCTCCACAGTCCCAACAATGTCCCAGCAGGGCCAGGTGCCCCCTGGCAAGCCACAAGCACAGAGGAAGTCCAGCAAGGTCCCACCTCCCATAGCCAGGAAGCCTTCGCTTGGCATGGGGCAGCCTCAGTCACCTATGAGCCCAAAGCCGCAGGGGGAGGAAGTGCTGAACTGTTCCCTACCAGACAGTAAAGCAAAGGCTCCCTCGGCAGAAGAGAACAGGACTAAGAGCGAACTGTCTGTGAACGCGGCCCCCCAAGCCGACAGCAGCAGAGCCGGGCACCTGGCAGGCCCAGAGACTCCCCCTGCATAA